The DNA segment TGATCTTCATGCCTTTGTGCGCTTGCTTCATGTTGCGGCCAGTGTATCGCTCCGGACCGCCGGTGGCCTGACAAATAAAATCAACCAACTGCATTTTCAGCCTGTTCATGTCAACGTTAGCAAACTTGCCATCTCGCATGAAATTCACTTGCATATTACTGCCGGCGCGTGCAACGAAATCATCAACCACAGCCGTAATCGCAGGTTTGCCGCCGAGCCGCTCGTACAGCGATTTCTCTTTCATCTTGGCGCCCATCTGCGCGAAGACACTGACACAGACGCCGAGGCTCAATAGTGTGGCGAAAAGTACGTGTGATTTTTTCATGGTCAATCCTCCTTCATGTTAGTTGGTCTTCGCTGTTATTCAGCTTGGAGTCAACAATACGACAGGGGCGAACGATTCAGATTGGTGGGCAAAGAAAAAGGGCGATAGAGTTTTCAAATGAGCCAATCAGCGACCGAGGTCATCCGATGTCGTAACGGCAAAGCGTGTCAATCGCCGAGCGCGTTGAGCATGGCGCGGGCCTGCGCGGCATGACGCGGATGAAAAGAGGGATTGATCTGTAACGCCTGACGCAGGGCTTCTCTGGCTTGTTTGGCGTGTCCCAGCTTGGCATGAATCATGCCGGCGTGATAATAGAAGAGCGCCTCTTTCATGCCGAGTCGCA comes from the Blastocatellia bacterium genome and includes:
- a CDS encoding group 1 truncated hemoglobin → MKKSHVLFATLLSLGVCVSVFAQMGAKMKEKSLYERLGGKPAITAVVDDFVARAGSNMQVNFMRDGKFANVDMNRLKMQLVDFICQATGGPERYTGRNMKQAHKGMKITNAEFDAIAADLAASLDKFKVPAKEKNELLAIVESTRRDIVEKK